A stretch of Flavobacterium sp. N1994 DNA encodes these proteins:
- the rpsS gene encoding 30S ribosomal protein S19, with the protein MARSLKKGPFVHYKLDKKVQENIAGGNKGVVKTWSRASMITPDFVGQTIAVHNGRQFVPVYVTENMVGHKLGEFSPTRSFRGHAGAKNKGKK; encoded by the coding sequence ATGGCACGTTCATTAAAAAAAGGACCTTTTGTACACTATAAATTAGATAAAAAAGTTCAAGAAAATATTGCTGGTGGAAATAAAGGTGTGGTTAAGACTTGGTCTAGAGCATCTATGATTACTCCAGATTTTGTTGGGCAAACAATCGCAGTACACAATGGTCGTCAATTTGTTCCGGTTTATGTAACTGAGAACATGGTAGGACACAAATTAGGAGAGTTTTCACCAACTAGATCTTTTAGAGGTCACGCTGGAGCAAAAAATAAAGGTAAAAAATAA
- the rplV gene encoding 50S ribosomal protein L22 encodes MGVRKRETADARKEANKSIAFAKLNNCPTSPRKMRLVADLVRGQKVERALNILRFSSKEASRKLEKLLLSAINNWEQKNSEGNVSEAGLFVKTITVDGGMMLKRLRPAPQGRAHRIRKRSNHVTIVLGQLDNTQAN; translated from the coding sequence ATGGGAGTTCGTAAAAGAGAAACAGCAGATGCGAGAAAAGAGGCTAATAAGTCTATTGCTTTCGCGAAATTGAATAACTGCCCTACTTCACCTAGAAAAATGCGCTTAGTAGCAGACTTGGTAAGAGGTCAGAAAGTGGAAAGAGCTTTAAATATATTAAGATTTAGCTCAAAAGAAGCTTCAAGAAAATTAGAGAAACTATTATTATCTGCTATCAATAACTGGGAGCAAAAAAATAGTGAAGGTAATGTATCAGAAGCAGGCTTATTTGTAAAAACAATCACTGTAGATGGTGGAATGATGTTGAAAAGACTTCGTCCAGCTCCACAAGGAAGAGCACACAGAATTAGAAAACGTTCTAATCACGTTACTATCGTATTAGGACAATTAGATAACACACAAGCAAATTAA
- the rpsC gene encoding 30S ribosomal protein S3, whose protein sequence is MGQKTNPIGNRLGIIRGWDSNWYGGNDYGDKIAEDYKIRKYIHARLSKASVSKVIIERTLKLVTVTITTARPGIIIGKGGQEVDKLKEELKKVTDKEVQINIFEIKRPELDAYLVGTSIARQIESRISYRRAIKMAIAAAMRMNAEGIKVLISGRLNGAEMARSEQFKEGRIPLSTFRADIDYALAEAHTTYGRMGIKVWIMKGEVYGKRDLSPLVGMDKKQASGGKGGDSPKGDRKPFNKGGKPDARKRK, encoded by the coding sequence ATGGGACAAAAGACAAATCCAATAGGAAACAGACTTGGTATCATCAGAGGATGGGATTCAAACTGGTATGGTGGAAATGATTACGGTGATAAAATTGCCGAAGATTATAAAATCAGAAAGTATATCCATGCTCGTTTATCAAAAGCTAGTGTATCAAAAGTAATCATCGAGAGAACTTTGAAACTTGTAACCGTTACTATCACTACTGCAAGACCAGGTATCATTATCGGGAAAGGCGGACAAGAGGTAGACAAGTTGAAAGAAGAACTTAAGAAAGTTACTGACAAAGAGGTTCAAATTAACATCTTTGAAATTAAAAGACCTGAGTTAGATGCTTATTTAGTTGGAACTAGTATAGCACGTCAAATCGAAAGCCGTATTTCATACAGAAGAGCTATTAAAATGGCTATCGCAGCAGCAATGCGTATGAATGCAGAAGGTATTAAAGTTTTGATTTCTGGTCGTTTGAACGGAGCTGAAATGGCACGTTCTGAACAATTCAAAGAAGGAAGAATTCCTCTATCAACTTTCAGAGCCGATATTGATTATGCTTTGGCTGAAGCACATACTACTTATGGTAGAATGGGTATCAAAGTATGGATCATGAAAGGTGAGGTTTACGGAAAGCGTGATTTATCTCCACTTGTTGGAATGGATAAAAAACAAGCTTCTGGCGGTAAAGGTGGAGACTCTCCAAAAGGAGATAGAAAACCTTTTAACAAAGGTGGTAAACCAGATGCACGTAAAAGAAAGTAA
- the rplP gene encoding 50S ribosomal protein L16, translating to MLQPKRTKYRKVQKGRMKGVSQRGHMLSSGMFGIKSVHENGMFLTSRQIEAARIAATRYMKREGQLWINIFPDKPITKKPLEVRMGKGKGAVEYWAAVVKPGKIMFEVGGVPLSVAKEALRLAAQKLPVKTKFVVARDFEA from the coding sequence ATGTTACAGCCTAAAAGAACAAAATACCGTAAGGTACAAAAAGGTAGAATGAAAGGTGTTTCTCAAAGAGGACACATGCTTTCAAGTGGAATGTTTGGAATCAAATCTGTACATGAAAATGGTATGTTCTTAACTTCACGTCAAATCGAAGCTGCACGTATTGCTGCCACTCGTTACATGAAGAGAGAAGGACAATTATGGATTAATATATTTCCAGACAAACCTATCACAAAGAAACCTCTTGAGGTACGTATGGGTAAAGGTAAAGGAGCAGTCGAATATTGGGCTGCCGTTGTGAAACCAGGAAAAATTATGTTTGAAGTTGGTGGAGTTCCACTTTCTGTTGCAAAAGAGGCTTTACGTCTTGCTGCTCAAAAACTTCCTGTAAAAACTAAGTTTGTCGTTGCTAGAGATTTCGAAGCATAA
- the rpmC gene encoding 50S ribosomal protein L29, translating into MKQSEIINLSAAELQEKLSQLRKAYSDLKNAHAISPIANPLQIRSARRAVARVATELTKRELQ; encoded by the coding sequence ATGAAACAATCAGAAATTATAAATCTATCCGCAGCTGAGTTGCAAGAAAAACTTAGTCAATTAAGAAAAGCGTATTCCGACTTAAAGAACGCTCACGCTATTTCTCCAATTGCTAATCCACTTCAAATTAGAAGTGCTAGAAGAGCGGTTGCTAGAGTAGCAACAGAGCTAACTAAAAGAGAGTTACAATAA
- the rpsQ gene encoding 30S ribosomal protein S17 yields the protein MEDKRNLRKERIGVVTSNKMDKSIVVAQVTKVKHPLYGKFVLKTKKFHAHDETNDCNIGDTVKIMETRPLSKTKCWRLVEIIERAK from the coding sequence ATGGAAGATAAAAGAAATTTAAGAAAAGAAAGAATTGGTGTGGTTACGTCAAACAAAATGGACAAGTCTATTGTTGTAGCACAAGTAACTAAAGTAAAACACCCATTATACGGTAAGTTCGTGTTAAAAACTAAAAAGTTTCATGCACACGACGAAACAAATGACTGTAACATTGGTGATACAGTAAAGATCATGGAAACAAGACCTTTATCAAAAACTAAATGTTGGAGACTAGTTGAAATCATTGAAAGAGCTAAATAA
- the rplN gene encoding 50S ribosomal protein L14 translates to MVQQESRLKVADNTGAKEVLTIRVLGGTKRRYASVGDKIVVSIKDATPNGNVKKGAVSTAVVVRTKKEVRRADGSYIRFDDNACVLLNAAGEMRGTRVFGPVARELREKQFMKIVSLAPEVL, encoded by the coding sequence ATGGTACAACAAGAATCAAGACTAAAAGTCGCAGATAACACAGGAGCAAAAGAAGTTTTGACTATCCGTGTATTAGGAGGAACGAAACGTCGTTATGCCTCTGTTGGAGATAAAATTGTAGTTTCAATTAAAGATGCAACACCAAACGGAAACGTAAAAAAAGGTGCTGTTTCAACTGCAGTTGTTGTACGTACCAAAAAAGAAGTGAGAAGAGCCGATGGTTCTTATATCCGATTTGATGACAATGCATGTGTTCTTTTGAATGCTGCAGGTGAGATGAGAGGAACTCGTGTTTTTGGTCCAGTTGCAAGAGAACTTCGTGAAAAACAATTCATGAAAATTGTATCATTAGCACCAGAAGTGCTTTAA
- the rplX gene encoding 50S ribosomal protein L24, which translates to MIKLKIKSGDTVKVIAGDHKGSEGKVLRVDREKNKAIVEGVNMVSKHTKPSAKNPQGGIVKKEAPLHISNLSLIDPKSKEATKVGIKVEGDKKVRFSKKSNQVL; encoded by the coding sequence ATGATAAAGCTAAAAATAAAATCAGGAGATACGGTAAAAGTTATCGCTGGAGACCATAAAGGTTCAGAAGGTAAAGTTTTACGTGTTGACCGTGAGAAAAACAAAGCAATCGTTGAAGGTGTAAACATGGTTTCGAAACATACAAAACCTAGTGCAAAAAACCCTCAAGGAGGAATCGTTAAGAAAGAAGCTCCTTTGCATATTTCAAACTTATCTTTAATTGACCCAAAATCAAAAGAAGCTACTAAGGTTGGAATCAAAGTAGAAGGAGATAAGAAAGTAAGATTTTCTAAAAAATCTAATCAAGTATTATAG
- the rplE gene encoding 50S ribosomal protein L5: protein MAYIPRLKQEYKDRVIAALKEEFGYKNVMQVPKLEKIVLSRGVGAAVSDKKLVDYAVDELTKVTGQKAVSTISKKDVASFKLRKGMPIGAKVTLRGERMYEFLDRLITSSLPRVRDFNGIKATGFDGRGNYNLGITEQIIFPEIDIDKVNKISGLDITFVTTANTDKEAKSLLAELGLPFKKN, encoded by the coding sequence ATGGCATATATTCCTAGACTTAAGCAAGAATATAAGGACAGAGTAATAGCTGCCCTTAAAGAAGAATTCGGTTATAAAAACGTAATGCAAGTTCCTAAATTGGAAAAAATCGTTTTAAGCCGTGGAGTTGGTGCAGCAGTATCTGACAAAAAACTAGTTGACTATGCAGTTGATGAGTTAACAAAAGTTACTGGACAAAAAGCAGTATCTACAATCTCTAAGAAAGACGTTGCGTCTTTCAAATTGAGAAAAGGTATGCCAATTGGAGCCAAAGTGACTCTTAGAGGGGAAAGAATGTATGAGTTTTTAGATAGACTTATCACATCTTCTTTACCACGTGTAAGAGATTTTAATGGTATCAAAGCTACTGGTTTTGACGGAAGAGGTAATTATAACCTTGGTATTACAGAACAAATCATTTTCCCAGAAATTGATATTGATAAAGTAAACAAAATATCAGGTTTGGATATTACTTTCGTAACAACGGCAAACACAGATAAAGAAGCAAAGTCATTATTGGCTGAATTAGGTTTACCTTTTAAAAAGAATTAA
- the rpsN gene encoding 30S ribosomal protein S14, which produces MAKESMKAREVKREKTVVKYAEKRKALLEAGDYEGLQKLPKNASPVRMHNRCKLTGRPRGYMRQFGISRVTFREMANQGLIPGVKKASW; this is translated from the coding sequence ATGGCTAAAGAATCAATGAAAGCCCGTGAGGTTAAGAGAGAAAAAACGGTAGTAAAGTACGCTGAGAAAAGAAAAGCTTTATTAGAAGCTGGAGATTACGAAGGGTTACAAAAATTACCAAAAAATGCTTCACCAGTTCGTATGCACAATCGTTGCAAATTAACAGGTAGACCAAGAGGGTATATGCGTCAATTCGGTATTTCACGTGTTACTTTCCGTGAAATGGCAAACCAAGGATTAATCCCAGGAGTTAAAAAGGCTTCTTGGTAA
- the rpsH gene encoding 30S ribosomal protein S8: MYTDPIADYLTRVRNAVMANHKVVEIPASNLKKEITKILFDQGYILSYKFDDSTVQGTIKIALKYDKDTKESVIKDIQRISKPGLRKYAGSTKIPRILNGLGIAIVSTSKGLMTGKQAKQLNVGGEVICYVY; encoded by the coding sequence ATGTATACAGATCCAATTGCAGATTATCTTACGAGAGTTAGAAATGCAGTGATGGCAAACCACAAAGTGGTTGAGATTCCAGCTTCCAACTTGAAAAAAGAAATCACAAAGATTTTATTCGATCAAGGATATATCTTAAGTTACAAATTTGATGACAGTACTGTTCAAGGTACCATCAAAATCGCTTTGAAGTATGATAAAGATACTAAAGAGTCAGTAATCAAAGATATCCAAAGAATTAGTAAACCAGGTTTACGTAAATACGCAGGTTCAACAAAAATCCCAAGAATCCTTAACGGATTAGGAATTGCTATTGTTTCTACATCAAAAGGTTTGATGACTGGAAAACAAGCTAAGCAATTAAATGTTGGTGGAGAAGTAATTTGCTACGTATACTAA
- the rplF gene encoding 50S ribosomal protein L6: MSRIGKNPISIPAGVTVEVSETVITVKGKLGQLTQDYADVTVKVEEGQLVVERPSDSKDHRAKHGLYRSLINNMIIGVSEGFTKELELVGVGYRASNQGQKLDLALGFSHNIVLELAPEVKLETISEKGKNPIVKLTSFDKQLIGQIAAKIRGFRKPEPYKGKGVKFVGEELRRKAGKSA, encoded by the coding sequence ATGTCAAGAATAGGTAAAAATCCAATTTCAATTCCTGCAGGTGTAACTGTTGAAGTTAGTGAAACAGTAATTACAGTAAAAGGAAAATTAGGTCAACTTACACAAGATTACGCAGACGTAACTGTAAAAGTTGAAGAAGGTCAACTAGTAGTAGAAAGACCATCTGATAGTAAAGATCATAGAGCAAAACACGGATTATACAGATCATTAATCAACAACATGATTATTGGAGTGTCTGAAGGTTTTACTAAAGAATTAGAATTGGTAGGAGTAGGTTACAGAGCTTCTAACCAAGGGCAAAAATTAGACTTAGCATTAGGTTTTTCTCATAATATCGTTTTAGAATTAGCTCCAGAAGTTAAATTAGAAACTATTTCTGAGAAAGGTAAAAACCCAATCGTGAAGTTAACATCTTTTGACAAACAACTAATCGGACAAATCGCTGCTAAAATCAGAGGTTTCCGTAAACCAGAACCTTACAAAGGAAAAGGAGTTAAGTTTGTTGGTGAAGAATTGAGAAGAAAAGCAGGTAAATCAGCGTAA
- the rplR gene encoding 50S ribosomal protein L18: MSLTKTERRQRIKFRIRKIVSGTAARPRLSVFRSNKEIYAQLIDDVNGVTLLAASSKDKGVNIKGTNVEIATEVGKLAAEKALKAGITEVTFDRGGYLYHGRIKSLAEGARAAGLKF; this comes from the coding sequence ATGTCATTAACAAAAACTGAAAGAAGACAAAGAATTAAATTCAGAATCAGAAAGATTGTTAGCGGTACTGCTGCTAGACCAAGACTTTCTGTTTTCAGAAGTAATAAAGAAATCTATGCACAACTAATTGATGATGTGAATGGAGTTACTTTATTGGCTGCTTCATCTAAAGATAAAGGAGTAAACATTAAAGGTACAAACGTAGAAATTGCAACTGAAGTTGGAAAACTTGCTGCAGAAAAAGCGTTAAAAGCCGGAATTACAGAAGTAACTTTCGATAGAGGAGGTTATTTATATCACGGTCGTATTAAATCATTAGCGGAAGGCGCAAGAGCGGCTGGACTTAAATTCTAA
- the rpsE gene encoding 30S ribosomal protein S5 — translation MYNGYKNVELVKPSGLELKDRLVSVNRVTKVTKGGRAFGFSAIVVVGDENGVVGHGLGKSKDVSEAIAKAVEDAKKNLVRIPLSGQSVPHEQKGKFGGAAVFLMPASHGTGVIAGGAVRSVLESVGIHDVLSKSQGSSNPHNVVKATFDALLQMRSAVTVAKQRGISLEKVFKG, via the coding sequence ATGTATAACGGATACAAAAATGTAGAGTTAGTAAAACCTAGTGGTCTTGAACTAAAAGATCGTTTGGTAAGTGTAAATCGTGTTACCAAAGTAACAAAAGGAGGTAGAGCATTTGGCTTTTCTGCGATTGTTGTTGTAGGTGATGAAAACGGTGTTGTTGGACATGGTTTAGGAAAATCTAAAGACGTTTCTGAAGCTATTGCTAAAGCAGTAGAAGATGCAAAGAAAAACTTAGTTAGAATTCCTTTAAGTGGACAATCTGTACCTCACGAACAAAAAGGAAAATTTGGTGGAGCAGCAGTATTTTTGATGCCTGCATCTCACGGTACCGGAGTAATTGCTGGTGGAGCTGTTCGTTCAGTTCTTGAATCAGTTGGTATCCATGATGTATTGTCAAAATCTCAAGGATCATCAAATCCTCACAACGTAGTAAAAGCAACTTTTGATGCTTTATTACAAATGAGAAGTGCTGTTACTGTTGCAAAACAAAGAGGTATTTCTTTAGAAAAAGTATTTAAAGGTTAA
- the rpmD gene encoding 50S ribosomal protein L30: MAKLLVKQVRSKINCPLTQKRGLEALGLRKMGQVVEHDSNPAILGMINKVKHLVSVEEVK; encoded by the coding sequence ATGGCTAAATTATTAGTAAAACAAGTTAGAAGCAAAATCAATTGTCCTCTTACACAAAAAAGAGGATTAGAAGCTTTAGGTCTTCGTAAAATGGGACAGGTTGTGGAGCATGATTCAAATCCAGCGATCCTTGGAATGATAAATAAAGTTAAACACTTAGTTTCCGTAGAGGAAGTTAAATAA
- the rplO gene encoding 50S ribosomal protein L15, whose protein sequence is MNLSNLQPAEGSTHNQNKRLGRGEGSGKGGTSARGHKGAKSRSGYSKKIGFEGGQMPLQRRVPKFGFTNVNRKEYQGVNLDALQLLVDNGIVTDTVDFAVFVENRLATKNEMVKILGRGELKAKLKVTAHKFTATAKAAIEAAGGEAVTL, encoded by the coding sequence ATGAATTTAAGTAACTTACAACCTGCTGAAGGTTCAACACATAATCAAAATAAAAGATTAGGTAGAGGAGAAGGTTCTGGAAAAGGTGGTACTTCTGCAAGAGGTCACAAAGGAGCTAAGTCTCGTTCTGGTTATTCTAAAAAGATTGGTTTTGAAGGAGGGCAAATGCCACTTCAAAGACGTGTGCCTAAGTTTGGTTTCACAAACGTTAATCGTAAAGAATACCAAGGTGTAAATCTTGACGCACTTCAATTGTTAGTTGATAATGGAATTGTTACAGATACTGTAGACTTTGCAGTATTTGTTGAAAACCGTTTGGCTACTAAAAATGAAATGGTTAAAATTCTTGGTAGAGGAGAATTGAAAGCAAAATTAAAAGTAACAGCCCATAAATTCACGGCTACTGCAAAAGCGGCAATTGAAGCTGCTGGTGGAGAAGCTGTAACACTATAA
- the secY gene encoding preprotein translocase subunit SecY, which produces MKKFFESLSNVWKIEELKNRILVTLGLLLVYRFGAHVTLPGIDATQLHSLAGQTDKGIGSILDMFTGGAFSKASVFALGIMPYISASIVVQLMGIAIPYLQKLQKDGESGRKKLNQITRWLTIGITLIQGPGYIYNLQRVLQPGAFLLPVSSFAFLFSSVLILTTGTIFAMWLGEKITDKGIGNGISLLIMVGILARLPQALIQEFTSKVTNNNGGPMLLVIEIIVWLLVIIACVLLVMAVRKIPVQYARRTTTGDFEQDMMGGNRQWIPLKLNSAGVMPIIFAQAIMFIPAAVAGLSKSETSQSIAGTFSNMFGFWYCLVFASLIVIFTFFYTAITVPTNKMADDLKRSGGFIPGVKPGIETADFLDRIMSLITFPGSLFLALIAVFPAIIVGLGVQQSWAMFYGGTSLIIMVGVAIDTIQQINSYLLNKHYDGLMKSGKNRKAVA; this is translated from the coding sequence ATGAAGAAATTTTTTGAATCATTAAGTAATGTTTGGAAAATAGAAGAACTAAAAAATAGAATCTTGGTAACTCTTGGTCTATTATTAGTTTACAGATTTGGAGCGCACGTTACGCTACCAGGTATTGATGCTACACAATTACACAGCTTAGCTGGTCAAACAGATAAAGGTATTGGTTCAATACTTGATATGTTTACCGGTGGTGCTTTTTCAAAAGCTTCAGTATTTGCATTAGGTATCATGCCGTACATCTCTGCTTCAATTGTTGTTCAATTAATGGGTATTGCCATTCCTTATTTGCAAAAACTGCAAAAAGATGGGGAAAGTGGCAGAAAGAAATTAAATCAAATTACTAGATGGTTAACCATCGGTATTACTTTAATTCAAGGACCAGGTTATATCTATAACTTGCAAAGAGTATTACAACCAGGAGCATTCCTTCTACCTGTAAGCTCATTTGCATTCCTATTTTCATCAGTTTTGATTCTTACTACAGGTACTATATTTGCCATGTGGTTAGGAGAAAAAATTACTGATAAAGGAATTGGTAATGGTATTTCATTATTGATTATGGTTGGAATCCTTGCGAGATTACCACAAGCATTAATTCAAGAGTTTACTTCAAAAGTTACCAATAATAATGGTGGACCAATGTTGTTAGTAATTGAAATCATTGTTTGGTTATTAGTAATCATCGCTTGTGTTTTACTTGTTATGGCTGTTAGAAAAATCCCAGTACAATACGCTCGTCGTACTACAACTGGAGATTTCGAACAAGATATGATGGGAGGAAACAGACAATGGATTCCTTTAAAACTAAATTCTGCAGGTGTAATGCCAATCATTTTTGCTCAGGCAATTATGTTTATTCCAGCAGCAGTAGCAGGTCTTTCAAAATCTGAAACATCTCAATCTATTGCAGGAACCTTTAGTAATATGTTTGGTTTTTGGTACTGTTTAGTATTTGCTTCGTTGATTGTAATTTTTACATTCTTCTACACAGCAATTACAGTCCCTACAAATAAAATGGCTGATGATTTAAAAAGAAGCGGTGGTTTCATACCAGGGGTTAAACCCGGAATTGAAACAGCAGATTTCTTAGATAGAATCATGTCTCTAATAACATTCCCTGGTTCATTATTTCTTGCATTGATAGCTGTGTTCCCAGCCATTATCGTAGGTCTTGGTGTTCAACAATCTTGGGCAATGTTCTATGGTGGTACTTCATTAATCATTATGGTTGGTGTGGCTATCGATACTATTCAACAAATAAATTCTTATTTATTGAATAAGCACTATGACGGATTGATGAAAAGTGGTAAAAATAGAAAAGCAGTAGCTTAA
- the infA gene encoding translation initiation factor IF-1 codes for MAKQSAIEQDGSIIEALSNAMFRVELENGHVVIAHISGKMRMHYIKLLPGDKVKLEMSPYDLSKARITYRY; via the coding sequence ATGGCAAAACAATCAGCAATAGAACAAGACGGATCAATCATCGAAGCATTATCGAACGCAATGTTTCGTGTAGAATTAGAAAACGGACACGTTGTAATTGCTCATATCTCTGGAAAAATGCGAATGCATTATATCAAATTGTTACCTGGTGACAAAGTGAAATTAGAAATGAGTCCTTACGATTTGTCAAAAGCAAGAATTACTTATAGATATTAA
- the ykgO gene encoding type B 50S ribosomal protein L36: protein MKVRASVKKRSAECKIVRRKGRLYVINKKNPRFKQRQG, encoded by the coding sequence ATGAAAGTAAGAGCATCAGTTAAGAAAAGAAGTGCCGAGTGCAAAATTGTACGAAGAAAAGGCAGATTATACGTAATCAACAAAAAGAATCCTAGATTTAAACAAAGACAAGGATAG
- the rpsM gene encoding 30S ribosomal protein S13, producing MARIAGVDIPKNKRGVIALTYIFGVGKSRAIEILEKAQVSQDTKVQDWNDDEIGAIRDAVSYYKIEGELRSEVSLHIKRLMDIGCYRGIRHRSGLPLRGQRTKNNSRTRKGKRKTVANKKKATK from the coding sequence ATGGCAAGAATAGCAGGGGTAGATATACCTAAAAACAAAAGAGGAGTTATCGCTTTAACATACATCTTCGGAGTAGGTAAAAGTAGAGCTATTGAGATTTTAGAAAAAGCTCAAGTAAGCCAAGATACAAAAGTTCAAGATTGGAATGATGACGAAATCGGAGCAATCCGTGACGCGGTATCATATTACAAAATTGAAGGTGAACTTCGTTCAGAAGTGTCACTACACATCAAACGTTTAATGGACATCGGATGTTATAGAGGTATCCGTCACAGATCTGGTCTTCCTTTAAGAGGACAAAGAACTAAGAACAACTCTAGAACAAGAAAAGGTAAAAGAAAAACTGTTGCTAACAAGAAAAAAGCAACTAAATAA
- the rpsK gene encoding 30S ribosomal protein S11, with protein MAKATTKKRKVIVESTGEAHINATFNNIIISLTNKKGEVISWSSAGKMGFRGSKKNTPYAAQMAAEDCGKVALEAGLKKVKVYVKGPGNGRESAIRSIHNSGIEVTEIIDVTPMPHNGCRPPKRRRV; from the coding sequence ATGGCTAAAGCGACTACAAAAAAACGTAAAGTTATCGTTGAATCAACGGGCGAAGCGCATATTAATGCAACTTTTAACAACATCATCATTTCGTTAACTAACAAAAAAGGTGAAGTTATTTCTTGGTCATCAGCTGGTAAAATGGGCTTTAGAGGTTCTAAAAAGAACACTCCATACGCAGCTCAAATGGCAGCAGAAGATTGTGGAAAAGTAGCATTAGAAGCTGGACTTAAAAAAGTAAAAGTGTATGTTAAAGGACCAGGTAATGGACGTGAGTCTGCTATCCGTTCTATACACAATTCAGGAATTGAAGTAACAGAAATCATTGACGTTACTCCAATGCCGCACAATGGATGTCGTCCTCCTAAAAGACGTAGAGTATAA
- the rpsD gene encoding 30S ribosomal protein S4 — translation MARYTGPSTRIARKFGEAIFGEDKAFEKRNYPPGQHGMAKKRGKKSEYAVQLMEKQKAKYSYGILEKQFRNLFEKAAASKGVTGEILLQLCEARLDNVVYRMGIAPSRRAARQIVSHRHITVNGELVNIPSYHLKPGDKVAVREKSKSVEAIERSLANSSHVYEWITWNNDTKEGTFVSVPARLQIPENIKEQLIVELYNK, via the coding sequence ATGGCAAGATATACTGGTCCAAGTACAAGAATTGCTCGTAAATTTGGCGAAGCAATATTCGGAGAAGACAAAGCCTTCGAAAAAAGAAATTATCCTCCTGGACAACACGGGATGGCTAAAAAAAGAGGTAAAAAATCTGAGTACGCTGTCCAATTGATGGAAAAGCAAAAAGCTAAATATTCTTATGGAATTTTAGAAAAACAATTCAGAAACCTTTTTGAAAAAGCAGCAGCTTCTAAAGGTGTAACAGGTGAAATCCTTTTACAATTATGCGAAGCAAGATTAGATAATGTGGTTTACAGAATGGGAATTGCGCCTTCAAGAAGAGCAGCAAGACAAATCGTTTCTCACCGTCACATCACTGTGAACGGAGAATTGGTTAACATCCCTTCTTATCACTTGAAACCAGGTGACAAAGTGGCTGTTCGTGAAAAATCTAAATCTGTTGAAGCTATAGAGCGTTCATTAGCCAATTCATCTCACGTATATGAGTGGATTACTTGGAATAATGACACTAAAGAAGGAACTTTTGTTTCTGTACCTGCAAGATTGCAAATTCCAGAAAACATCAAAGAACAATTAATCGTAGAGTTGTACAACAAATAA